In the Vulpes lagopus strain Blue_001 chromosome 16, ASM1834538v1, whole genome shotgun sequence genome, one interval contains:
- the TRIM13 gene encoding E3 ubiquitin-protein ligase TRIM13 isoform X1: MLFQDVMELLEEDLTCPICCSLFDDPRVLPCSHNFCKKCLEGILEGTVRNSLWRASPFKCPTCRKETSATGVNSLQVNYSLKGIVEKYNKIKISPKMPVCKGHLGQPLNIFCLTDMQLICGICATRGDHTKHVFCSIEDAYAQERDAFESLFQSFETWRRGDALSRLDTLETSKRKSLQLLTRDSDKVKEFFEKLQHTLDQKKNEILSDFETMKLAVMQAYDPEINKLNTILQEQRMAFNIAEAFKDVSEPIIFLQQMQEFREKIKVIKETPLPPSNLPTSPLMKNFDTSQWEDIKLVDVDKLSLPQDTGTFISKIPWSFYQLFVVVLLFGLLVFFGPTIFLEGSLFDELTIWKDHLSNFSSYLTKSADFVEQSMFYWEQVMDGFFIFSEKFKNFMLVVLNNVADFVCKYKLL; the protein is encoded by the exons atgctcttccag GATGTGATGGAGCTGCTTGAAGAAGATCTCACGTGCCCAATTTGTTGCAGTCTGTTTGATGATCCTCGAGTTTTGCCTTGCTCACACAACTTTTGCAAAAAATGCTTAGAAGGTATCTTAGAGGGAACTGTACGGAATTCCTTGTGGAGAGCCTCTCCATTCAAGTGCCCTACATGCCGTAAGGAAACGTCAGCTACTGGAGTTAATAGCCTGCAGGTTAATTACTCCCTGAAGGGTATTGTGGAAAAGTATAACAAAATCAAGATCTCTCCCAAAATGCCAGTGTGCAAAGGACACTTAGGGCAGCCTCTCAACATTTTCTGCTTGACTGATATGCAGCTCATTTGTGGGATCTGTGCTACTCGTGGTGACCACACCAAGCACGTCTTCTGTTCTATTGAAGATGCCTATGCTCAGGAAAGAGATGCCTTTGAGTCGCTCTTCCAGAGCTTTGAGACCTGGCGTCGGGGAGATGCTCTTTCTCGCTTGGATACCTTGGAAACTAGCAAAAGGAAATCTCTACAGTTACTGACTAGAGATTCAGATAAGGTGAAGGAGTTTTTTGAGAAGTTACAACACACATTAGATCAAAAGAAGAACGAAATCCTGTCTGACTTTGAGACCATGAAACTTGCAGTTATGCAAGCCTATGACCCGGAGATCAACAAACTCAACACTATCTTGCAGGAACAACGAATGGCCTTTAACATTGCTGAGGCTTTCAAAGACGTGTCAGAACCCATCATATTTCTGCAACAGATGCAGGAGttcagggagaaaataaaagtaatcaaGGAGACTCCTTTACCTCCCTCTAACTTGCCCACCAGTCCTTTAATGAAGAACTTTGATACCAGCCAGTGGGAAGACATAAAACTAGTAGATGTGGATAAACTTTCCTTGCCTCAAGACACTGGCACATTCATTAGCAAGATTCCCTGGAGCTTTTATCAGTTGTTTGTGGTGGTCCTTCTGTTCGgccttcttgttttctttggtcCCACTATATTTCTAGAAGGATCTTTATTTGATGAACTCACAATTTGGAAAGACCATCTCTCAAACTTCAGTTCCTATCTGACTAAATCAGCTGATTTTGTAGAACAATCAATGTTTTACTGGGAACAGGTGATGGAtgggtttttcattttcagtgaaaaatttaagaattttatgttGGTGGTGCTGAACAATGTGGCAGACTTTGTGTgcaaatataaactattataa
- the TRIM13 gene encoding E3 ubiquitin-protein ligase TRIM13 isoform X2 yields MELLEEDLTCPICCSLFDDPRVLPCSHNFCKKCLEGILEGTVRNSLWRASPFKCPTCRKETSATGVNSLQVNYSLKGIVEKYNKIKISPKMPVCKGHLGQPLNIFCLTDMQLICGICATRGDHTKHVFCSIEDAYAQERDAFESLFQSFETWRRGDALSRLDTLETSKRKSLQLLTRDSDKVKEFFEKLQHTLDQKKNEILSDFETMKLAVMQAYDPEINKLNTILQEQRMAFNIAEAFKDVSEPIIFLQQMQEFREKIKVIKETPLPPSNLPTSPLMKNFDTSQWEDIKLVDVDKLSLPQDTGTFISKIPWSFYQLFVVVLLFGLLVFFGPTIFLEGSLFDELTIWKDHLSNFSSYLTKSADFVEQSMFYWEQVMDGFFIFSEKFKNFMLVVLNNVADFVCKYKLL; encoded by the coding sequence ATGGAGCTGCTTGAAGAAGATCTCACGTGCCCAATTTGTTGCAGTCTGTTTGATGATCCTCGAGTTTTGCCTTGCTCACACAACTTTTGCAAAAAATGCTTAGAAGGTATCTTAGAGGGAACTGTACGGAATTCCTTGTGGAGAGCCTCTCCATTCAAGTGCCCTACATGCCGTAAGGAAACGTCAGCTACTGGAGTTAATAGCCTGCAGGTTAATTACTCCCTGAAGGGTATTGTGGAAAAGTATAACAAAATCAAGATCTCTCCCAAAATGCCAGTGTGCAAAGGACACTTAGGGCAGCCTCTCAACATTTTCTGCTTGACTGATATGCAGCTCATTTGTGGGATCTGTGCTACTCGTGGTGACCACACCAAGCACGTCTTCTGTTCTATTGAAGATGCCTATGCTCAGGAAAGAGATGCCTTTGAGTCGCTCTTCCAGAGCTTTGAGACCTGGCGTCGGGGAGATGCTCTTTCTCGCTTGGATACCTTGGAAACTAGCAAAAGGAAATCTCTACAGTTACTGACTAGAGATTCAGATAAGGTGAAGGAGTTTTTTGAGAAGTTACAACACACATTAGATCAAAAGAAGAACGAAATCCTGTCTGACTTTGAGACCATGAAACTTGCAGTTATGCAAGCCTATGACCCGGAGATCAACAAACTCAACACTATCTTGCAGGAACAACGAATGGCCTTTAACATTGCTGAGGCTTTCAAAGACGTGTCAGAACCCATCATATTTCTGCAACAGATGCAGGAGttcagggagaaaataaaagtaatcaaGGAGACTCCTTTACCTCCCTCTAACTTGCCCACCAGTCCTTTAATGAAGAACTTTGATACCAGCCAGTGGGAAGACATAAAACTAGTAGATGTGGATAAACTTTCCTTGCCTCAAGACACTGGCACATTCATTAGCAAGATTCCCTGGAGCTTTTATCAGTTGTTTGTGGTGGTCCTTCTGTTCGgccttcttgttttctttggtcCCACTATATTTCTAGAAGGATCTTTATTTGATGAACTCACAATTTGGAAAGACCATCTCTCAAACTTCAGTTCCTATCTGACTAAATCAGCTGATTTTGTAGAACAATCAATGTTTTACTGGGAACAGGTGATGGAtgggtttttcattttcagtgaaaaatttaagaattttatgttGGTGGTGCTGAACAATGTGGCAGACTTTGTGTgcaaatataaactattataa